Proteins encoded together in one Telopea speciosissima isolate NSW1024214 ecotype Mountain lineage chromosome 4, Tspe_v1, whole genome shotgun sequence window:
- the LOC122658309 gene encoding uncharacterized protein LOC122658309, giving the protein MLRLSKKAFYSLRRLIEDRGFLSHSKSVQVEEQLVIFLHTIAHNVKNRMIKNNFGHSSETISRYFNKRVPIENHCRFRDRKGNISQNILAACDHDTRFTNILSGWEGSTVDSRILDEAIHRHGKTKLVVPLGKYYLVDVGFANKKGFLRPYCNVWYHLKEWKNSNLSSADKKELFNLRHIKLRSIIERAFGLLKSRFKILKSRSEFPYKTQVKIVLACVLLHNHILTQNSVEEEEEWVAQDARNAGPSSNGQFSQGETDEENEVEDDGDTVDQFRDEIADMMWAAWMTVDMNAEDIAEDSLDEYSD; this is encoded by the exons ATGTTAAGATTGAGCAAGAAGGCGTTTTATAGCTTACGTCGATTGATAGAAGATAGAGGCTTTCTGTCTCATAGCAAATCAGTGCAAGTGGAAGAACAATTGGTCATATTTTTACACACAATTGCCCATAATGTTAAGAACCGAATGATAAAGAATAATTTTGGACACTCTAGTGAGACTATCAGTCGGTACTTTAACAAA CGGGTTCCAATTGAGAATCATTGTAGATTTCGTGATAGGAAGGGAAATATATCTCAAAATATTCTAGCTGCATGCGATCATGACACCAGGTTTACAAATATACTATCTGGTTGGGAAGGATCAACAGTAGATTCTAGAATATTAGATGAAGCTATTCATAGACATGGTAAAACAAAGTTAGTGGTACCTCTAGGTAAGTATTATCTTGTTGATGTTGGGTTTGCCAACAAAAAGGGGTTCTTGAGACCGTACTGCAATGTTTGGTATCATTTGAAGGAGTGGAAAAATTCTAACTTGTCATCAGCTGATAAAAAAGAATTGTTTAACCTGCGACATATTAAGTTGCGTTCCATAATTGAACGGGCTTTTGGTCTATTAAAGTCAAGATTCAAGATATTGAAGAGTCGGTCAGAATTTCCATATAAGACTCAAGTCAAAATTGTGCTAGCATGTGTTCTCTTACACAACCATATCCTTACACAAAATagtgttgaagaagaagaggagtggGTAGCTCAAGATGCAAGAAATGCAGGACCTAGTTCCAATGGTCAATTCTCCCAAGGAGAAACAGATGAGGAAAATGAAGTTGAAGATGATGGTGATACAGTTGACCAATTCAGAGATGAAATTGCAGACATGATGTGGGCTGCCTGGATGACAGTTGACATGAATGCTGAAGATATTGCTGAAGATTCTCTTGATGAATACTCTGATTGA
- the LOC122659699 gene encoding multiple organellar RNA editing factor 7, mitochondrial isoform X2, translated as MFVPFISMFRRCRLSIPPPVFPSLRPPFSSSSSLAARYFSKDPEFDNSSLTQTTTGSSKATFPEGCDYEHWFVLMEPPKGYPVRHEIIDGYIQTLAMALGSVEAAKKSIYSISTKYYYAFGCRVPEKLTCKIRSLPNVRWVLPDSYLNASENDYGGEPFVDGEAVPYEEKYHAIWLWDQNDAKHKNQDQLSNSKKKRK; from the exons ATGTTCGTTCCTTTTATTTCGATGTTTCGTCGTTGCAGACTCTCGATTCCCCCACctgtttttccttctctccgtccgcccttctcttcttcttcgtctctgGCTGCTAGATACTTCTCCAAGGATCCTGAGTTTGACAACTCGTCACTAACTCAGACCACTACTGGGTCTTCTAAGGCTACTTTCCCAGAGGGCTGCGACTACGAGCATTGGTTCGTTCTTATGGAACCTCCCAAGGGATACCCTGTTCGGCACGAAATCATCGACGGATACATCCAAACCCTTGCCATGGCCTTGGGAAG TGTGGAGGCAGCCAAGAAATCTATTTATTCAATTTCTACGAAGTACTACTATGCTTTTGGGTGCAGAGTACCTGAGAAGCTAACTTGCAAGATCAGAT CCCTACCAAATGTGAGATGGGTTCTACCCGATTCTTACCTAAACGCCAGTGAGAATGACTATGGAG GAGAACCATTTGTTGATGGAGAGGCTGTTCCATATGAAGAGAAGTATCATGCAATCTGGCTTTGGGACCAAAATGATGCCAAACACAAAAACCAAGATCAGTTAAGCAAcagtaaaaagaaaagaaaataa
- the LOC122659699 gene encoding multiple organellar RNA editing factor 7, mitochondrial isoform X1: protein MFVPFISMFRRCRLSIPPPVFPSLRPPFSSSSSLAARYFSKDPEFDNSSLTQTTTGSSKATFPEGCDYEHWFVLMEPPKGYPVRHEIIDGYIQTLAMALGSSVEAAKKSIYSISTKYYYAFGCRVPEKLTCKIRSLPNVRWVLPDSYLNASENDYGGEPFVDGEAVPYEEKYHAIWLWDQNDAKHKNQDQLSNSKKKRK from the exons ATGTTCGTTCCTTTTATTTCGATGTTTCGTCGTTGCAGACTCTCGATTCCCCCACctgtttttccttctctccgtccgcccttctcttcttcttcgtctctgGCTGCTAGATACTTCTCCAAGGATCCTGAGTTTGACAACTCGTCACTAACTCAGACCACTACTGGGTCTTCTAAGGCTACTTTCCCAGAGGGCTGCGACTACGAGCATTGGTTCGTTCTTATGGAACCTCCCAAGGGATACCCTGTTCGGCACGAAATCATCGACGGATACATCCAAACCCTTGCCATGGCCTTGGGAAG CAGTGTGGAGGCAGCCAAGAAATCTATTTATTCAATTTCTACGAAGTACTACTATGCTTTTGGGTGCAGAGTACCTGAGAAGCTAACTTGCAAGATCAGAT CCCTACCAAATGTGAGATGGGTTCTACCCGATTCTTACCTAAACGCCAGTGAGAATGACTATGGAG GAGAACCATTTGTTGATGGAGAGGCTGTTCCATATGAAGAGAAGTATCATGCAATCTGGCTTTGGGACCAAAATGATGCCAAACACAAAAACCAAGATCAGTTAAGCAAcagtaaaaagaaaagaaaataa
- the LOC122659698 gene encoding bifunctional nuclease 2 isoform X1, with protein MLGIQLSHQISSGFGALIDQAISNRSISNSLCCSSFPSSFKLGFRTRRSHGAKPFIIFCKAGNFGGNSDSDEERNDDYLEAFLMGSEIIKHHQLRKQGFLEETEWQSSGQLLPFPIHEKGPKADVSSIRHGFLHRFQSPTIFLKIACTGEWFLPIIVGEFAIEKLIDAFRGNENGDSLNHYQIVKNLVGKLGYEVKMVRITERVVNTYYARIFFGKPGEKVILSVDARPSDAINVATRCKVPIYVRKQIVLTDAIRVVYGMQRGNGAKAVYDVSLDSAVEGPDTLAEELDLVRNMNIAVQEERYKDAALMRDKLTKLRAFTHDL; from the exons ATGCTCGGAATTCAATTGAGTCATCAAATATCCTCCGGTTTTGGTGCCTTAATCGATCAGGCAATTTCAAATCGTTCAATCTCGAATTCGCTGTGTTGTTCTTCATTTCCATCCTCATTTAAATTAGGTTTCAGAACCAGAAGATCTCATGGAGCAAAGCCCTTTATCATTTTCTGTAAGGCTGGAAATTTTGGCGGGAATTCGGATAGTGATGAAGAACGCAATGATGACTACCTCGAGGCGTTCCTTATGGGATCAG AAATTATCAAGCACCACCAGTTGCGTAAGCAAGGGTTTCTAGAAGAGACAGAATGGCAATCATCTGGTCAGCTGCTTCCTTTTCCTATTCATGAAAAGGGGCCCAAAGCTGATGTTAGTTCGATTAGGCATGGGTTTCTTCATCGTTTTCAGAGTCCGACAATTTTTCTTAAAATTGCTTGCACTGGAGAATGGTTTTTGCCGATTATTGTAG GAGAGTTTGCAATTGAAAAACTTATAGATGCTTTCAGAGGGAATGAAAATGGG GATTCACTAAACCACTACCAGATTGTGAAAAACCTCGTTGGGAAACTTGGTTATGAA GTAAAGATGGTGCGGATTACTGAAAGAGTTGTTAACACTTACTATGCAAGGATATTTTTTGGCAAG CCAGGGGAAAAAGTTATTCTTAGTGTGGATGCACGTCCATCAGATGCCATTAATGTGGCAACGAGATGCAAG GTCCCAATTTATGTTAGGAAGCAAATTGTCTTGACTGATGCTATTCGAGTTGTTTATGGGATGCAAAGAGGAAATGGTGCGAAGGCAGTATATGATGTATCCCTGGACAG TGCTGTAGAGGGTCCTGATACACTAGCTGAAGAACTTGACTTGGTGAGGAATATGAATATAGCAGTGCAAGAGGAAAGATACAAAGATGCCG CATTGATGAGAGACAAACTCACAAAGCTCCGTGCTTTCACACATGATCTTTAA
- the LOC122659698 gene encoding uncharacterized protein LOC122659698 isoform X2: MLGIQLSHQISSGFGALIDQAISNRSISNSLCCSSFPSSFKLGFRTRRSHGAKPFIIFCKAGNFGGNSDSDEERNDDYLEAFLMGSEIIKHHQLRKQGFLEETEWQSSGQLLPFPIHEKGPKADVSSIRHGFLHRFQSPTIFLKIACTGEWFLPIIVGEFAIEKLIDAFRGNENGDSLNHYQIVKNLVGKLGYEVKMVRITERVVNTYYARIFFGKPGEKVILSVDARPSDAINVATRCKRTQEVGRRCEWQIFSPVLSHSSGM; encoded by the exons ATGCTCGGAATTCAATTGAGTCATCAAATATCCTCCGGTTTTGGTGCCTTAATCGATCAGGCAATTTCAAATCGTTCAATCTCGAATTCGCTGTGTTGTTCTTCATTTCCATCCTCATTTAAATTAGGTTTCAGAACCAGAAGATCTCATGGAGCAAAGCCCTTTATCATTTTCTGTAAGGCTGGAAATTTTGGCGGGAATTCGGATAGTGATGAAGAACGCAATGATGACTACCTCGAGGCGTTCCTTATGGGATCAG AAATTATCAAGCACCACCAGTTGCGTAAGCAAGGGTTTCTAGAAGAGACAGAATGGCAATCATCTGGTCAGCTGCTTCCTTTTCCTATTCATGAAAAGGGGCCCAAAGCTGATGTTAGTTCGATTAGGCATGGGTTTCTTCATCGTTTTCAGAGTCCGACAATTTTTCTTAAAATTGCTTGCACTGGAGAATGGTTTTTGCCGATTATTGTAG GAGAGTTTGCAATTGAAAAACTTATAGATGCTTTCAGAGGGAATGAAAATGGG GATTCACTAAACCACTACCAGATTGTGAAAAACCTCGTTGGGAAACTTGGTTATGAA GTAAAGATGGTGCGGATTACTGAAAGAGTTGTTAACACTTACTATGCAAGGATATTTTTTGGCAAG CCAGGGGAAAAAGTTATTCTTAGTGTGGATGCACGTCCATCAGATGCCATTAATGTGGCAACGAGATGCAAG AGGACACAGGAAGTTGGGAGGAGATGTGAGTGGCAGATTTTCAGTCCTGTCCTATCACACAGCTCTGGCATGTGA